The Achromobacter deleyi region CTGTCGTCCGCCGCACCCAACATGGCCGGCGACTACTTCCTGTACGCGATTGCCGCCGTCTTGCTGGGCATGACCATGTTCAACCCCGGCCACGCCAACATCCCCGGCACGCTCGTCGCCGCGCTGATCCTCAAGGTGCTGGGCAACGGCCTGGTCCTGATGGGCGCGCCGTACTACGTGCAGGACATCGTTCTGGGCTTCATCATGATCGCGTCCGTCGCGGTGTCATCGGCCGTACTGAAGAAAGCGGCCTTCAAATTCTGACCGGAAGGGGAAACCACCATGAACAAACTCCTGAAGCGCACGCTGCTGGCCAGCGCCTTCGCCGTCCAGGCCCTGGCCGCCAGCGCCGCCCACGCCTTTGACGTCGGCATCGTCGCCTTCCAGATGTCGTCCGAAACGCACGCGCGCGTCGCCAACGCCGCGGCCGAAGCGGCCCGCGCCAAGGGCTGGACCGTCACCCAACTGAACGCCGAAGGCTCCTTGCCCAAGCTGGCCGAACAGCTCGACACCCTGGTCAACAAAAAGGTCGACGCTATCGTCATCGCCATGGGCAAGCCGGTAGAGACCGACGCCCAGCTGCAATCCGCCAAGGAAAAAGGCATCCCCGTCGTCGGCGTCATGTCCGGCGCCAGTCCGCACATGCTGTTCGACGTCGAAGTCAACGAATACGCCACCGGCGCCCAGTCCGTGCTGTACCTGTTGGGCAAGATGGGCTACCAGGGCAACATCCTGTCCGCCCGCTTTGACGGCAACTCCGGCACCCGCATCCGCGGCAAGATGCTCGATGCCGTATTGACGGAGAACACCGCCGTCAAGGACCTGGCCAAGTTCAGCATGGCCCGCACCCAAAGCTGGCGCGACGATGTCCGCAATGGCATGCAAGCTCTGTTCCTGCGTCACCAGGGCCAGTTCAAGGGCGTATGGGCATCGTTCGACGGCCAAGCCTACGTCATCGACGACCTGCTGCAATCCCAAGGCATGAAGAAGGGCGACATCACCCTGGTGTCCGTGGACGGCGGCCCTGAAACCTACCGCCGCATCGCCGACCCCAACAGCCTGATCACCGCCACCATGATGATCCCGTTCGAACAGCTGGGCACGAGCGCCATCGACTCCATCGACCGCATCGTCGTCAAGAAGGAACCCAAGGAAAAAGTCGCCGCCGGCCCGTACCGGTTCATGGACTCGGTGCTGGTCGACGAGACCAACGTCCAGAAATTCCTGCAACCCGCCGCCAAATAAGAGTTGACCGCCATGACCGCCGCGCTGTCGCTACGCCAGATCCGCAAGTCCTATGGGGCTGTCGAGGCCTTGAAGGGCGTGGACCTGGACGTGCCCGAGGGCAAGGTCATGGCCATCTGCGGCGACAACGGCGCAGGCAAATCCACACTGATCCGCATCATCTCCGGCGCGCAGGAACCCAGCGGCGGAGAACTGAGCCTGAACGGCCAGAAGGTGGTGTTCGGATCGCCCCACGATGCGCTGGTGCAGGGCATCGCCACGATTTACCAGGACCTGGCGCTGGCACCCCGCCTGTCGATCTGGGAGAACGTCTTCATGGGCGCCGAACTGGTGCGCCGCGTGGGCTTGTTCAGCGTCCTGGACAAGCGCCGCATGGCGGTCGATGCGCGCGGGTATCTGCAACGACTGTCCGTGCCCATCGAAGACATGGACCGCCCGGTGGAACGCATGTCCGGCGGCCAGCGCCAGGCCGTCGCCATCGCCCGCGCCCTGCGCTGGGACGCGCGCGTCGTCATCATGGACGAACCCACCGCCGCGCTGGGCGTCAAGGAAACGGCGCTGGTGCTGAACCTGGTGCGCAAGCTGCGCGAAGAAGGGCGCACCGTAATCCTGATCAGCCACAACATGGCCGACGTAGTCGCGCTGGCCGACCGGGTCGCAATCCTGAAGAGCGGGACGAAGGTCATCGAACGCGATGTGGCCGGGCTGGACGCCGATGCGCTGGCGCACATGGTGATGACCGGCAAGGAATGACCGGCTACTGATCCGACGCATAAAAAAGGCCGCCGCCGGGTTCCCCCTGGCGGCGGCCTTCTTGCGTGCGGCAGCGGGACTTAGTCCTTGCGGCTGGTCACTTCAACCAGGTGATAACCGAACTGGGTCTTCACCGGGCCCTGGACCACGCCAACCGGGGCGCTGAACACGACGGTATCGAATTCCTTGACCATCTGGCCCGGGCCAAAGGAACCCAGGTTGCCACCGTCACGGCTCGACGGGCAGCTGGAGTTTTCCTTGGCGAGCTGAGCGAAGTCAGCGCCATTTTCAATGGCGGTCTTGAGTTCGTTGGCGCGGGCTTCGGTGGAGACGAGGATATGACGGGCGGAGGCTTGTGCCATGAGGAGGCTCCTTGGGAGGCTTGATTTGGGGAGGGGGAGAGTAACGCATTAAGCGGTGAGGCGCTGGAACCGCTAGGGTAACTCGGAAGCGCAGCCGG contains the following coding sequences:
- a CDS encoding sugar ABC transporter substrate-binding protein, whose amino-acid sequence is MNKLLKRTLLASAFAVQALAASAAHAFDVGIVAFQMSSETHARVANAAAEAARAKGWTVTQLNAEGSLPKLAEQLDTLVNKKVDAIVIAMGKPVETDAQLQSAKEKGIPVVGVMSGASPHMLFDVEVNEYATGAQSVLYLLGKMGYQGNILSARFDGNSGTRIRGKMLDAVLTENTAVKDLAKFSMARTQSWRDDVRNGMQALFLRHQGQFKGVWASFDGQAYVIDDLLQSQGMKKGDITLVSVDGGPETYRRIADPNSLITATMMIPFEQLGTSAIDSIDRIVVKKEPKEKVAAGPYRFMDSVLVDETNVQKFLQPAAK
- a CDS encoding ATP-binding cassette domain-containing protein, whose product is MTAALSLRQIRKSYGAVEALKGVDLDVPEGKVMAICGDNGAGKSTLIRIISGAQEPSGGELSLNGQKVVFGSPHDALVQGIATIYQDLALAPRLSIWENVFMGAELVRRVGLFSVLDKRRMAVDARGYLQRLSVPIEDMDRPVERMSGGQRQAVAIARALRWDARVVIMDEPTAALGVKETALVLNLVRKLREEGRTVILISHNMADVVALADRVAILKSGTKVIERDVAGLDADALAHMVMTGKE
- a CDS encoding peptidylprolyl isomerase — encoded protein: MAQASARHILVSTEARANELKTAIENGADFAQLAKENSSCPSSRDGGNLGSFGPGQMVKEFDTVVFSAPVGVVQGPVKTQFGYHLVEVTSRKD